From a single Dendropsophus ebraccatus isolate aDenEbr1 chromosome 8, aDenEbr1.pat, whole genome shotgun sequence genomic region:
- the BMS1 gene encoding ribosome biogenesis protein BMS1 homolog, whose amino-acid sequence MDEKEQKKHRKKNSGTKADRKRKRQQGEGGTEEDARKRNPKAFAVQSAVRMARNFHRTQDLKTKKHHIPVVDRTPLEPPPVVVVVVGPPKVGKSTLIRCLIKNFTKQKLTEIRGPVTIVSGKKRRLTIIECGCDINTMIDLAKVADLVLMLIDASFGFEMETFEFLNICQVHGFPKIMGVLTHLDSFKNNKQLRKVKKRLKHRFWTEVYQGAKLFYLSGMVYSEYQKQEIRNLGRFISVMKFRPLVWQTSHPYVLADRMEDLTNPEDIRLNPKIDRKVSLYGYLRGAYLKNKSQVHIPGVGDFALAEVSFLPDPCPLPDQLKKRSLNEKEKTIYAPLSGVGGVVYDKDAVYIDLGPNYIQQEKQRAAKPSHELVQSLISTNVTIDSKMSTSKVSLFTDSKPLGMDEVESKEFEMPTEEKVIDAETGRVRRKAVFKGEQNEESDEDDDAEESEDDDENEEEDDGEIGDDDDEEAGPSLEESDCEEKVQHSSQRVAKKLYTEEQPKTNASEMPVFADSDDDLENSGDEVVGEEEEEEEEDDGDNDEKNIVVQKKKISVKEKGDKGKKPTAALDSGNCTGEDGISSGSEEAENMDTDEEPSKEADEESEGTSEEDSDDEEDLLKEDEEFMEDNDASEDTVGALKWKEDLKKKAAEVFLRQQQSVPNLRKLVYGTVVENEENEDDDDEGELGGLFHVSRPDKESRRATNAIDCSKFVVENPQDWDDDEVMDCIRDCFVTGKWEADKDAEKLLEENEELYGDFEDLETGEVHKGKPESQDQESEGEDENEDVDKEDKGSTVDEDETKKRLEKKKILKERFDMEYDDGDPEATYFDELKGEMQKQAELNRAEFEDQDDEIRVQYEGFRPGMYLRIEVENVPCEFVINFDPHYPVILGGLGNSEGNVGYIQMRLKKHRWHKRILKTRDPLIFSLGWRRFQTIPLYYIEDHNGRHRLLKYTPEHMHCGATIWGPITPQGTGFLAVQSVSSTTADFRIAATGVVLDLDKSITVVKKLKLIGYPCKIYKNTAFIKGMFSSVLEVAKFEGASVRTVSGIRGQIKKALRTPEGGFRATFEDKLLMSDIVFLRTWFPVTVPTFYNPVTSLLKPVGQKESWTGMKTVGQLRHELGIRQKQRKDSVYKTIVRQERHFNPLHIPKALQKALPFKSKPKMMEKKAKVTRDKVRPAVIREPHERKIIALLNALGTVNNYKKQKAKSKQKQQRKEFLRHKSKEEEEKLKRQKEARKKLFRAIGQKEKKKQKSSLRGTEPN is encoded by the exons ATGGATGAAAAGGAGCAGAAGAAACATCGCAAGAAAAACAGTGGAACAAAAGCTGACCGGAAGCGTAAGCGGCAGCAGGGAGAAGGTGGAACTGAGGAAGATGCCAGGAAGAGAAATCCCAAAGCCTTTGCGGTACAGTCTGCTGTGCGCATGGCCCGTAACTTCCACAG GACACAGGATCTGAAGACAAAAAAGCACCATATACCGGTGGTGGATCGTACGCCTTTAGAGCCGCCTCCTGTTGTTGTGGTAGTTGTGGGGCCCCCAAAAGTTGGAAAGAGTACCCTGATCCGTTGCTTGATTAAAAACTTTACGAAGCAGAAACTCACAGAGATCCGTGGACCGGTTACCATTGTCTCTG GAAAGAAAAGACGCCTTACCATCATTGAATGTGGCTGTGACATCAATACAATGATTGATTTGGCTAAGGTGGCTGACCTG GTTCTGATGCTTATAGATGCTAGCTTTGGTTTTGAGATGGAGACCTTCGAATTCCTTAATATCTGCCAGGTCCATGGCTTTCCAAAAATTATGGGGGTATTGACCCACTTGGACTCCTTCAAGAATAACAAGCAGCTACGCAAGGTCAAGAAGAGGCTGAAACACAGGTTCTGGACAGAAGTATATCAG GGTGCAAAGCTTTTCTACCTGTCTGGAATGGTGTATTCTGAATATCAGAAGCAAGAAATCCGTAACCTGGGGAGGTTCATCTCTGTGATGAAATTCCGCCCTCTGGTTTGGCAGACCTCACACCCTTATGTTCTTGCAGACAG GATGGAAGATCTTACTAATCCTGAAGACATTAGGCTGAATCCTAAGATTGACCGTAAAGTGTCCTTGTACGGGTATCTGCGGGGAGCCTATTTAAAGAATAAGAGCCAAGTTCACATCCCAG GTGTTGGAGATTTTGCCCTCGCCGAGGTGAGCTTCCTACCTGACCCCTGTCCCCTCCCAGACCAGCTGAAAAAGCGTTCTCTGAATGAGAAGGAAAAGACCATTTACGCTCCGCTCTCGGGTGTTGGAGGCGTTGTATACGATAAAGATGCTGTGTACATAGACCTGGGACCAAACTACATTCAACAGGAGAAGCAG AGAGCTGCAAAACCTTCTCATGAACTGGTCCAGAGTCTCATTTCCACCAATGTCACCATTGATTCCAAGATGTCCACCAGCAAAGTGTCTTTATTCACTGACTCAAAACCTCTGGGCATGGATGAAGTAGAGAGCAAAGA GTTTGAAATGCCGACAGAGGAGAAAGTGATAGATGCTGAAACGGGTCGGGTGCGTCGTAAAGCTGTGTTTAAAGGAGAACAAAATGAGGAATCTGATGAGGATGACGATGCTGAGGAAAGTGAAGATGATGATGAAAATgaagaggaggatgatggggaaattggtgatgatgatgatgaggaagcCGGTCcctctttggaagaaagtgattGTGAAGAAAAAGTTCAACACTCAAGCCAGAGAGTTGCTAAAAAACTTTACACAGAGGAGCAGCCTAAAACTAACGCTTCGGAGATGCCGGTTTTTGCAGACAGTGATGATGACCTGGAAAACAGTGGAGATGAAGTGgttggagaagaagaagaagaggaggaggaggatgacggagacaatgatgagaaaaatattgtggtacagaaaaaaaagatttctgtGAAAGAGAAGGGGGATAAAGGTAAAAAACCAACAGCAGCATTAGATAGTGGGAATTGCACTGGAGAGGATGGCATATCCTCAGGTTCTGAAGAagcagaaaacatggatactgatGAAGAACCATCTAAAGAGGCAGATGAAGAATCTGAAGGTACGTCTGAAGAGGACAGTGATGATGAGGAAGACTTACTAAAAGAAGATGAAGAATTTATGGAGGACAATGACGCCTCTGAAGACACAGTAG GTGCATTGAAGTGGAAAGAAGACCTGAAAAAGAAAGCAGCTGAGGTCTTTCTTCGACAACAGCAGTCTGTTCCCAATCTGCGAAAACttgtctatggaacag TGGTTGAGAATGAGGAGAATGAGGATGATGACGATGAAGGAGAACTTGGTGGCCTGTTCCATGTCAGCCGTCCAGATAAAGAATCTAGGAGAGCGACAAATGCCATAGACTGTTCAAAGTTTGTGGTCGAAAATCCTCAAGATTGGGATGATGATGAG gTTATGGACTGCATTCGTGATTGTTTCGTCACTGGAAAGTGGGAAGCTGATAAAGATGCCGAGAAGCTGTTAGaagaaaatg AGGAGCTTTATGGTGACTTTGAAGATCTGGAGACAGGGGAGGTGCACAAGGGCAAGCCAGAGTCCCAGGATCAAGAG TCTGAAGGGGAGGATGAGAATGAAGATGTGGATAAAGAGGATAAAGGTTCCACAGTAGATGAAGACGAGACAAAAAAGCGTCTAGAAAAGAAGAAGATACTTAAGGAACGCTTTGACATggagtatgatgatggagatccCGAGGCTACATATTTTGATGAGTTAAAAGGGGAGATGCAGAAACAAGCGGAG CTGAATCGGGCAGAATTTGAAGACCAAGATGATGAGATCCGTGTGCAGTATGAAGGCTTCAGACCTGGCATGTACCTCCGAATAGAGGTTGAAAATGTACCCTGCGAGTTTGTCATCAATTTTGACCCTCATTACCCAGTGATCCTTGGTGGACTTGGCAACAGTGAGGGAAATGTTGGCTACATCCAG ATGCGGCTGAAAAAGCACCGTTGGCATAAGCGGATATTAAAGACCAGAGACCCCTTAATTTTTTCCCTGGGCTGGAGACGATTCCAGACTATTCCACTTTATTATATTGAGGATCATAATGGACGTCACAGGCTTCTTAAATATACCCCCGAGCACATGCACTGTGGTGCCACTATTTGGG GACCCATCACTCCTCAAGGAACTGGCTTCCTGGCTGTCCAGTCTGTTAGCAGCACCACA GCAGATTTTCGCATTGCTGCTACTGGTGTTGTGCTGGATCTAGACAAGTCTATCACAGTGGTGAAAAAGCTAAAACTGATAGGTTACCCCTGCAAAATCTACAAGAATACAGCTTTTATTAAG GGAATGTTTTCTTCTGTCTTGGAAGTGGCAAAATTTGAAGGAGCATCTGTGCGAACAGTTAGTGGTATCCGTGGGCAGATCAAGAAAGCCTTACGGACACCTGAAGGGGGATTCAGAGCGACGTTTGAGGACAAACTCCTAATGAGTG ATATTGTGTTTCTGCGCACTTGGTTCCCAGTTACTGTTCCCACCTTTTATAATCCTGTGACCTCACTGTTAAAACCTGTGGGTCAAAAGGAGTCATGGACTGGTATGAAAACTGTGGGTCAGCTGAGACATGAGCTTGGCATCAGACAGAAGCAACGTAAAGATTCTGTCTACAAG ACCATTGTGAGGCAAGAAAGACACTTTAATCCGCTGCATATTCCTAAAGCTCTTCAGAAAGCGCTGCCATTTAAGAGTAAGCCCAAGATGATGGAAAAGAAAGCTAAAGTGACCAGGGACAAGGTGCGACCTGCGGTTATCCGGGAACCTCATGAGAGAAAG ATAATTGCCCTTCTCAACGCTTTGGGCACTGTGAATAACTATAAGAAACAAAAGGCCAAATCAAAGCAAAAGCAACAGAGGAAAGAGTTCCTGCGTCACAAGtcaaaggaagaagaagaaaagctgaaGAGGCAGAAAGAGGCCAGGAAAAAGCTGTT